The Bactrocera dorsalis isolate Fly_Bdor chromosome 2, ASM2337382v1, whole genome shotgun sequence region GCAAAATTCGACTTGGAACTCGAATTACGCGGTGTAAGTTTGTCTACATTAAGTTAGATTTATGTctaataaacaatataaaatgcAGATCATTGATGTAAATAAAACTAGTGCTCATATCTTTGCAACAAAAGTTGAGATAACTATGCCAAAAGCAGAACCTGGATCATGGCAAAAACTTGACTTTCCCCGAGAAAAATTGCCACCGGCATTGAAACCAAATGAGTCTGAAAGTATCTTCACCAGTCAAAGAAAAGATTCAGAATCAGATGATGAATTTAACTTGGATGATATTGAAACTGTAAACAACGGCTTGAGGCTCGCTGACATTAGTGACAATAAAAACCATTTGGACTAAGTAGTAACAGCGATCGCAAGCAGAAAGAAAACAAGTTTCTAAAGTGAATACTTCCTCATAAATAGCATTTCTCTCTTCATTTTATATAGTTTGACGTGTATATTTTTCACATACCTTATCTATTTAATAAATGTgtaagaaattataaacgacTCATTTTAACTAACAAATATGAGTAAGAGTAAAAGTTTTAAACCTAATCATCAGCGCCTGGCACCCAATCCTCATCATCGGAGTCATCGTCATCACCCAATTCCAACTCGCCAATATCTTGAAAAAGTGTTTCAtctatttttacattttcaattgAGTCACCAGCTTCAAGTAAGAATTTAATATCAGAATCATTGAGAGTGGTGTCGCGCATGAATAATTCTTTGCCGGTCAGTTTTTTGCTGTCGTTGTTCTTTTCTCGTTTAGCCGTTATACCTGTGCTCTCTTCGAATTCGGCCCTCCATTTAAGGAACGATTCGACAGTCACACGAGTTCCTTCGAATTTCTTTCTCTCAGCTTCTTCTGCTTCAAGAAGCTTCCGTGAGCGTTCTTCTTCCTCATGCAATTTGTAATCGTCCCAACGTTCGTTCAACCATTCTTGTGCGCTACTAACTAATGTAAAAACCATTTCCATCCCTATATTTTCATCGATTGTTTTTTTGAGGTGTTCAAGTAGTTTTTTTTCAT contains the following coding sequences:
- the LOC105233790 gene encoding RWD domain-containing protein 1, with the translated sequence MSRNYKEDQANEIEALESIYYSEMEVLETEPSHKFSITIGTEEYNSEEESGGMACKLVFTYTPTYPDEAPEVAIEDPVNIEELYEKKLLEHLKKTIDENIGMEMVFTLVSSAQEWLNERWDDYKLHEEEERSRKLLEAEEAERKKFEGTRVTVESFLKWRAEFEESTGITAKREKNNDSKKLTGKELFMRDTTLNDSDIKFLLEAGDSIENVKIDETLFQDIGELELGDDDDSDDEDWVPGADD